From a single Gimesia fumaroli genomic region:
- a CDS encoding LamG-like jellyroll fold domain-containing protein: protein MKSSLAPLLLAAFALLIPTQVFAELQAGAVIVDVTPTKFPVLVNGSMTSRSVSTVKTKINARAIVVADDEERLAIVVVDSCMLPRPLLDEVKKLTAQRTKIPADHILISATHAHSAPSSLACLGTDADPEYVPFLRGKLVDAIAAAEANLEPAQVGWGSENAADYTALRRWILRPDRLRNDPFGNPTVRATMHAGTNWDNAVGESGPEDPELSLISFRAPNGRPIALLANFSMHYFGDASLSADYFGLYCNGLQDQLGKKVDKDAPPFVAIMSHGCSGDIYRRDYTKPKDQWAFTNDINEYAQGLVKITLQAYKNIKYRQDADIAMEENRLQMNYRVPNKQLLVWSQKIVKELGDRLPKTQEEIYAREQVILHERQNTEIVTQALRIGDIAIATTPNETYALTGLKLKRQSPLAKTMVIELANGGDGYIPPPEQHLLGGYNTWAARSAGLEVLAEPRIVESDLELLEKVSNQRRIFYQQNRGPAAGAILALKPAAYWRLDEFNGPRARDASGNQRDAIYEPAIAYFLEGPKSKSFCKADETNRAVHFAGNRLQARINDLKDQYSISLWIWNGMPLDAREICGWMFSQGPNHGLAAYGDHLGLGGTEFPGKLVFMNGSDRKPHAGQTTIERWTWSQVTLVRDGDSVKVYLNGKPEIELKSAPGKPGPMLEQLFFGGRTDNQSNWEGRLDEIAVFNRALTPAEVKTLAQ from the coding sequence ATGAAATCGTCACTCGCCCCCCTCCTGCTCGCCGCCTTTGCCTTACTCATTCCCACCCAGGTGTTTGCGGAACTTCAAGCTGGGGCTGTCATCGTCGATGTCACCCCCACCAAATTCCCCGTACTCGTGAATGGCAGCATGACCAGTCGTAGCGTGAGTACGGTCAAAACCAAAATCAATGCACGCGCCATTGTGGTCGCTGACGACGAAGAACGTCTTGCCATCGTCGTAGTCGATAGTTGCATGCTGCCGCGTCCACTCCTGGATGAAGTCAAAAAACTAACTGCACAACGGACAAAAATTCCTGCAGACCATATCCTGATTTCTGCCACACATGCCCACTCGGCTCCTTCCAGTCTGGCCTGTTTAGGCACAGACGCGGATCCCGAATATGTACCGTTCCTCAGAGGAAAACTGGTCGATGCCATCGCAGCCGCCGAAGCGAATCTGGAACCGGCTCAAGTCGGCTGGGGATCGGAAAACGCCGCCGACTACACCGCACTGAGGCGCTGGATTCTGCGTCCCGACCGCCTGAGAAACGATCCATTCGGCAATCCGACTGTCCGCGCCACCATGCACGCCGGCACCAACTGGGACAATGCCGTTGGCGAATCAGGACCGGAAGACCCGGAACTGTCTCTGATCTCTTTCCGGGCTCCCAATGGACGCCCGATTGCCCTGCTGGCTAATTTTTCCATGCATTACTTCGGTGATGCTTCATTGAGTGCTGACTATTTTGGCTTGTACTGTAACGGCCTGCAGGATCAACTGGGAAAGAAAGTCGACAAAGACGCGCCCCCTTTCGTCGCCATCATGTCGCATGGCTGCAGTGGTGACATTTATCGTCGCGACTATACCAAACCCAAAGACCAGTGGGCCTTCACCAACGATATCAACGAATATGCACAAGGCCTCGTCAAAATCACCTTACAAGCCTACAAAAACATCAAATACAGACAAGACGCAGACATCGCAATGGAGGAGAACCGCCTGCAGATGAACTATCGCGTCCCCAATAAACAACTCCTGGTATGGTCACAAAAAATTGTGAAAGAACTAGGCGACCGCCTCCCCAAAACCCAGGAAGAAATCTACGCTCGCGAACAGGTTATCCTGCACGAGCGCCAAAATACGGAAATCGTCACACAGGCTCTCCGCATCGGCGATATCGCCATCGCAACCACTCCGAACGAAACGTATGCGTTGACCGGTTTAAAATTGAAACGGCAAAGTCCGCTCGCCAAAACCATGGTCATCGAACTAGCCAACGGCGGCGATGGATACATTCCCCCTCCCGAACAGCATCTGCTGGGCGGCTATAACACCTGGGCCGCCCGCTCTGCCGGACTGGAAGTCCTCGCTGAACCGCGCATTGTGGAGTCCGACCTGGAACTGCTGGAGAAGGTCAGCAACCAGCGGCGCATATTTTATCAACAAAACCGCGGACCGGCTGCGGGAGCGATTCTGGCATTGAAGCCCGCCGCTTACTGGCGACTGGACGAATTCAATGGTCCCCGTGCCCGTGACGCCTCCGGCAATCAGCGCGATGCGATTTATGAACCGGCCATTGCGTATTTCCTGGAAGGCCCTAAATCGAAGTCGTTCTGTAAGGCAGACGAAACAAACCGGGCCGTCCATTTTGCCGGTAACCGTTTGCAGGCACGCATCAATGATCTGAAAGACCAGTATTCCATCTCGCTCTGGATCTGGAACGGGATGCCTCTGGATGCACGCGAGATTTGCGGCTGGATGTTTTCCCAGGGCCCCAACCATGGACTCGCCGCCTACGGCGATCATCTGGGACTGGGCGGAACCGAATTTCCCGGCAAGCTCGTCTTCATGAACGGCAGCGACCGCAAACCCCACGCCGGGCAGACTACCATTGAACGCTGGACTTGGAGTCAGGTCACTCTGGTCCGTGACGGAGACTCTGTGAAAGTCTATCTGAACGGCAAGCCAGAGATCGAGTTGAAATCGGCTCCCGGAAAACCAGGGCCAATGCTCGAACAACTCTTCTTCGGCGGACGAACAGACAATCAATCCAACTGGGAAGGACGCCTGGACGAAATTGCCGTGTTCAATCGGGCGTTGACACCTGCGGAAGTCAAAACACTGGCGCAATAA
- a CDS encoding tetratricopeptide repeat protein, whose translation MTEPNLSTTDKKLRRILLFIIIASFILTPISAPDVWWQLSRGRVVMSDLAPPGPVLTAGSPIAEADWLGGLPFYLSLQLAGFSGLMLLKFTAVGLLLYLFMKHFEESLNWLALGIVVLVLMTGIPAWQPTPRLLDCWFLFLTWFYTARWSREPGTKTMIPILLVLALWANSAPLCLLGIAVVALLPHLPGITLEKKSPLKQTNLLILFSVLALMLTPRGWLTPSDSFVQLFPSAFYRQDLLSQTIWRPTFLNGATIEVIGLAILSIVTILFLILKSTSWSEAVTFLAFAIPAWTNYDSLGPCAIGMALVLAQSMQAHQFQATFSKWKQAVSPALARYAFIIGILILSWKSAAGSLPGQPQRLGWGIAPELDITLLGQTIGPINYKGTAHGMGIAPTGMLCWIKADHKIQPVRTLRQALLQGRLFEELSLNEELSNGWIFQKPRADGSWGGWWVRLKNRDCQLLLVPNGDEKTIRALFDSRWQPMSLDASVIPFGWSGELLSSPKIVELLPAKEFVNQDQWSYSLPVPSGTPECSDWWGILTGTSNVAPALLQAKTFRGMKLYTAALRVLHPLLQHNPTPQVIREFQLCQKELAYQEKLEIGLNIPSSLRTITLLQLAGDADLDVAISGPTLGGNEDSLRTSDALERAVQNYIHGDWDKALSDLSYEDSETLYAKAQILLESGAPGKAKKTFRELIRLYPNDRLAIPSQQMLDSLP comes from the coding sequence ATGACTGAACCAAACTTATCAACAACTGATAAAAAACTGCGCAGAATCTTGCTGTTCATTATCATAGCGAGTTTCATTCTGACGCCGATTTCCGCTCCCGATGTCTGGTGGCAACTGAGCCGGGGTCGTGTCGTGATGTCTGACCTTGCTCCGCCCGGCCCCGTATTAACAGCCGGCTCTCCAATCGCAGAAGCAGACTGGCTGGGTGGGCTACCATTTTATCTCTCACTCCAACTGGCAGGTTTTTCCGGTTTGATGCTGTTGAAATTCACCGCCGTGGGTCTGCTCTTATATCTGTTCATGAAGCATTTTGAGGAATCATTGAACTGGCTGGCGTTGGGCATTGTTGTGTTGGTTCTGATGACCGGCATCCCTGCCTGGCAACCAACGCCGCGATTACTCGACTGCTGGTTCCTGTTTCTTACCTGGTTCTACACCGCACGCTGGAGCCGGGAACCAGGCACCAAAACAATGATCCCCATCTTGCTCGTACTCGCACTCTGGGCCAACTCGGCACCGCTCTGCCTGCTGGGAATCGCCGTCGTTGCACTACTCCCACACCTACCCGGGATCACGCTTGAGAAGAAATCACCTCTCAAACAGACGAATCTACTGATTCTGTTTTCCGTGCTGGCACTCATGCTTACGCCCCGCGGGTGGTTAACTCCCTCTGATTCGTTCGTCCAACTTTTCCCCAGCGCGTTCTATCGGCAGGATCTATTATCACAGACAATCTGGCGACCCACGTTTCTCAATGGCGCCACAATTGAAGTCATCGGCCTGGCCATTCTGTCGATTGTCACGATCCTGTTTCTCATCTTAAAATCGACTTCCTGGTCAGAAGCAGTCACCTTCCTGGCCTTCGCAATCCCGGCCTGGACCAATTATGACAGCCTCGGCCCCTGTGCGATTGGCATGGCGCTCGTGCTCGCACAGTCGATGCAGGCTCATCAATTCCAAGCCACTTTTTCAAAATGGAAACAGGCTGTTTCACCAGCCCTCGCCCGATATGCATTCATAATCGGGATTCTGATCCTAAGCTGGAAGTCGGCGGCTGGAAGTTTACCCGGGCAACCACAGCGTCTGGGCTGGGGCATCGCTCCCGAGCTGGATATCACACTATTAGGTCAAACCATTGGTCCCATCAATTACAAAGGGACCGCACACGGTATGGGAATCGCCCCCACCGGTATGCTGTGCTGGATCAAAGCTGATCATAAAATCCAACCGGTCAGAACGCTCCGGCAAGCCCTTTTACAAGGACGTCTATTTGAAGAACTATCCTTGAATGAAGAATTATCCAACGGCTGGATATTTCAGAAACCCCGCGCCGACGGAAGCTGGGGCGGCTGGTGGGTTCGTTTGAAAAACCGAGATTGCCAATTGCTGCTGGTTCCCAATGGAGATGAAAAAACCATTCGCGCCCTGTTTGACAGTCGTTGGCAACCGATGTCCCTTGACGCCTCGGTCATTCCATTTGGCTGGTCCGGCGAACTTCTGAGCAGCCCTAAAATTGTAGAATTGTTACCTGCCAAAGAATTTGTGAATCAAGATCAGTGGTCCTACTCACTTCCCGTTCCCTCCGGTACACCGGAATGCTCTGACTGGTGGGGAATTCTGACCGGTACATCCAACGTGGCGCCGGCATTACTACAGGCAAAAACATTTCGGGGTATGAAACTGTATACGGCGGCCCTGCGGGTACTGCATCCGTTGCTGCAACACAATCCTACACCACAAGTCATTCGTGAATTCCAACTCTGCCAGAAAGAGCTGGCCTATCAGGAAAAACTGGAAATCGGGTTAAACATCCCCAGCTCTCTCAGAACAATTACACTGCTCCAACTTGCAGGAGATGCTGATTTAGACGTCGCAATCTCCGGTCCGACACTCGGTGGAAACGAAGATTCGCTGCGCACATCTGACGCACTTGAACGGGCCGTTCAGAATTACATTCACGGCGACTGGGACAAGGCCCTCAGTGATTTATCATACGAGGATAGCGAAACTCTCTACGCGAAAGCGCAGATCCTCCTGGAATCGGGGGCCCCCGGCAAGGCTAAAAAAACATTCCGTGAACTGATTCGACTTTACCCCAATGACCGACTGGCGATTCCCAGTCAACAGATGTTGGACTCTCTTCCATGA
- a CDS encoding multiheme c-type cytochrome, which produces MNQKYPFIPTLLILLLAFASGTAWYLYGSQETISFVPNVQSAEQPVKMKQCCECHEKVCHQYTGAPHLRTLRKATAPGVLEKFAGKEVTLKENGLTYRFYEEDDALWVKCENYPTPVRIEWVFGSGLHAMTPVSLFPNEAGESELLQHIVSWYPSGKLGVTLGLQELAHNKTGVQTLGEVSSHAKTMNCFGCHSSYLGDVPGEIEPAQMITGVSCARCHLNGEEHIKAVERGEKDLKLVKWNQLTPIESINRCGECHRRSDQLEPDELHPDNELLIRFAPVGMSQSPCFLKQSEVKLADGKPARFDCTTCHNPHQQASRDPEVYRKVCLNCHSEQQDHAPVCSKESMQSQCLQCHMPPVEVHDNLNFTDHWIRIRERDKERFPEFQLNK; this is translated from the coding sequence ATGAACCAGAAATACCCGTTCATACCAACTCTGCTGATTCTGCTCCTGGCCTTCGCGTCAGGCACAGCCTGGTATCTGTACGGCTCGCAAGAAACGATTTCGTTTGTCCCCAATGTTCAATCAGCCGAACAACCAGTCAAAATGAAACAGTGTTGTGAGTGCCATGAAAAAGTTTGCCACCAATACACAGGAGCCCCCCACCTCAGAACTTTGAGAAAAGCCACCGCCCCAGGCGTGCTGGAGAAATTTGCAGGCAAAGAAGTCACCCTCAAAGAAAATGGGCTCACCTATCGTTTCTATGAAGAAGATGATGCCCTCTGGGTCAAGTGTGAGAATTACCCAACTCCGGTACGGATCGAATGGGTCTTCGGTTCCGGCCTGCACGCCATGACTCCCGTCTCTCTATTCCCCAACGAAGCGGGAGAGTCAGAACTCCTGCAACACATTGTTTCCTGGTATCCTTCGGGAAAACTGGGAGTCACACTCGGACTTCAGGAACTTGCACACAACAAGACAGGTGTTCAGACACTGGGCGAAGTCAGCTCGCATGCCAAAACGATGAACTGTTTCGGCTGTCATTCATCCTACTTGGGCGATGTGCCAGGGGAAATTGAGCCCGCCCAGATGATCACAGGCGTCTCTTGCGCACGCTGTCACCTGAATGGTGAAGAACACATCAAAGCTGTCGAACGGGGTGAAAAAGATTTGAAACTGGTCAAATGGAATCAATTAACGCCAATCGAATCCATTAACCGTTGCGGCGAATGCCATCGACGCTCTGATCAACTTGAACCAGATGAACTCCACCCGGACAATGAACTGCTCATACGTTTTGCTCCGGTCGGCATGTCGCAAAGCCCCTGCTTCCTGAAACAATCTGAAGTCAAACTGGCAGACGGAAAACCAGCCCGATTCGACTGTACCACCTGCCATAACCCGCACCAGCAGGCTAGCAGGGATCCTGAAGTCTATCGAAAAGTCTGCCTGAATTGTCACAGTGAGCAGCAAGACCACGCCCCCGTCTGTTCAAAAGAATCAATGCAAAGCCAGTGTCTGCAATGCCATATGCCCCCCGTCGAAGTCCACGACAACCTCAACTTCACCGATCACTGGATCCGCATCCGGGAGCGCGACAAAGAACGCTTTCCGGAATTTCAGTTAAACAAATAA
- a CDS encoding ABC transporter permease: protein MIWFSLIPWEYGVRNLFRRPIRTLLTLTGLTTVIVLVFVVIGFIRGLEHSLTVSGDPNVAILFSLGMGENLEYSSIPMRTSELVSASVAGIKTFHDRKYVSPELYLGTQIEIPGQSETAMGLVRGVTQSVLLVRRQVELESGSWPGPGEIIVGQLAATKLGLSAQQLSVGSELNLEGRTWHISGTFSAAGSAFESEIWCRLDELQQAMKRQDLSLVAVTLNSPSDYPDLNLFCKERLDLELQSLQEVDYYQSLKKDYGPIRMLAWLVVFLVSGAGVFAGLNTLYGAVVGRTRELSTLQTLGFLRRAIVISLIQEGLLLATAASLIAALIAIFLINGISVRFTMGAFTLQIDSISLLIGCSVGILLGFLGAIPPALRALRLPIIDGLKSV from the coding sequence ATGATCTGGTTCTCTTTAATTCCCTGGGAATACGGCGTGCGCAATCTATTCAGGCGTCCGATCCGTACCCTGCTCACGCTCACCGGCTTAACTACAGTGATTGTCCTGGTGTTCGTCGTGATCGGTTTTATCCGTGGCCTGGAACATTCGCTGACCGTCAGCGGCGACCCCAATGTGGCAATTCTATTCTCCCTGGGGATGGGAGAAAACCTGGAATACTCATCCATCCCCATGCGAACCAGTGAGCTGGTTTCCGCCAGTGTGGCTGGAATCAAAACTTTTCATGATCGAAAATACGTTTCCCCAGAACTCTATCTGGGAACGCAGATTGAAATTCCTGGTCAATCAGAAACAGCAATGGGACTGGTCCGTGGCGTAACCCAGTCAGTGCTGTTAGTACGTAGACAGGTAGAACTGGAATCCGGAAGTTGGCCGGGACCGGGTGAAATCATTGTGGGACAACTGGCGGCGACAAAACTCGGACTCTCAGCGCAGCAATTATCAGTCGGCAGCGAATTGAACCTGGAGGGGCGAACCTGGCACATCAGCGGAACCTTTTCCGCCGCCGGTTCCGCATTTGAATCAGAAATCTGGTGTCGTCTGGATGAATTACAGCAGGCAATGAAACGTCAGGATTTGAGTCTCGTCGCCGTGACGTTAAATTCCCCCTCCGACTACCCGGATCTGAACCTGTTTTGTAAGGAACGCCTGGACCTGGAACTGCAGTCACTGCAAGAGGTGGACTATTATCAGAGTCTCAAAAAAGATTACGGCCCGATTCGGATGCTGGCCTGGCTCGTCGTCTTTTTAGTTTCAGGCGCTGGTGTGTTTGCCGGCCTGAATACGCTGTATGGTGCCGTCGTGGGTAGAACCAGAGAACTCTCTACCCTGCAGACCCTCGGTTTTTTACGACGCGCCATTGTGATCAGCTTGATTCAGGAAGGTCTGCTTCTGGCCACCGCGGCCAGCCTGATTGCGGCGTTGATCGCAATTTTCCTGATCAATGGAATTTCAGTGCGGTTCACAATGGGAGCGTTTACGCTTCAGATTGACAGCATCTCACTTTTAATTGGTTGTAGTGTCGGAATTCTGTTGGGTTTTCTGGGAGCAATCCCTCCGGCCCTGCGTGCGCTCCGGCTGCCAATTATCGATGGATTAAAATCAGTTTAA
- a CDS encoding efflux RND transporter periplasmic adaptor subunit encodes MSQVDLSQLAIDRSAPSSVRGHTRLRLITRYLLPGTLLAGFLGLMYWVSHDLIFPPKPVTVMPVIVTQSTIRNAGTPLFQAAGWVEPRPTPIRVAALAQGVVEQLLVVEDQFVKQGAPIALLVKDDSELTLKHAIASMNLREAELKQAQATLKASQIRLEQPVHREAILRSAEAELAKIETELKNLPFMVRRAKAELNFAKNDYDRRVLAKAAVTKRTVDESLTALETARAAHEELQGRKTSLVAERKALKARTDALQKEFELLTEEVQARDENAAKVQAAAAQLAQARVAVDEAKLALDRMTIRAPVAGRIYRLIGHPGSSVGNMMTQMIDHDGRTIVTMYQPEMLQVRVDVRFEDIPKVSLHQPVQIDNPALGEPVIGKVLYISSEADIQKNTLQVKVEIINASPLLKPEMLVDVTFLAPERQAEALKTNAETRIYVPRKMLEQADSGQSFVWVADQSKQIARRQQIEISQKTQGPLVEVTKGLNPTSHLISSPTTDLQPGERIEITGESDQGGN; translated from the coding sequence ATGTCTCAAGTTGATTTATCACAATTAGCCATTGATCGCAGTGCGCCCTCGTCAGTTCGAGGGCACACGCGACTGCGGCTGATCACACGTTATCTCTTGCCGGGAACGCTGCTGGCTGGCTTCCTGGGATTAATGTACTGGGTTTCTCACGACCTGATCTTTCCTCCCAAACCAGTCACCGTCATGCCCGTGATTGTCACACAATCGACAATCCGAAATGCCGGTACGCCTCTCTTCCAGGCAGCTGGATGGGTCGAACCGCGGCCTACACCAATTCGCGTGGCAGCGCTCGCACAGGGAGTCGTGGAGCAACTCTTGGTCGTGGAAGACCAGTTCGTCAAACAGGGAGCACCAATTGCCCTTCTGGTCAAAGACGATTCTGAACTGACGCTAAAACATGCCATCGCCAGTATGAATCTACGGGAAGCAGAATTAAAACAGGCCCAGGCAACATTAAAAGCTTCCCAAATTCGCCTCGAACAACCCGTCCATCGCGAAGCAATCTTAAGATCGGCTGAAGCAGAGTTAGCTAAGATTGAAACCGAGTTAAAAAACTTACCCTTCATGGTCAGACGCGCCAAAGCAGAACTGAACTTCGCCAAAAATGATTATGATCGCAGGGTTTTAGCAAAGGCAGCGGTGACGAAACGCACCGTCGATGAATCTCTCACCGCGCTGGAAACAGCACGCGCCGCTCATGAAGAACTGCAGGGTCGAAAAACGTCCCTGGTAGCCGAACGAAAAGCATTAAAAGCGCGTACAGACGCACTCCAGAAAGAATTCGAGCTACTCACGGAAGAAGTACAGGCACGCGATGAGAACGCGGCTAAAGTCCAGGCTGCCGCTGCACAACTCGCACAGGCACGCGTCGCCGTTGATGAAGCCAAGCTGGCACTCGATCGTATGACGATTCGCGCCCCGGTCGCAGGCCGCATCTATCGACTGATTGGACATCCCGGCTCCAGCGTAGGAAATATGATGACACAAATGATTGACCATGACGGCAGGACCATTGTGACCATGTATCAACCGGAAATGCTACAGGTTCGCGTCGATGTCCGTTTTGAAGACATTCCTAAAGTCAGTCTGCACCAACCCGTGCAAATTGATAATCCCGCGTTGGGTGAACCGGTAATCGGAAAAGTGCTTTATATCAGTTCGGAAGCAGACATTCAGAAAAATACCCTGCAGGTCAAGGTCGAAATCATAAACGCGTCACCTCTGCTCAAGCCGGAAATGCTGGTTGACGTCACATTCCTGGCCCCTGAACGACAGGCAGAAGCATTAAAGACAAATGCGGAAACCCGGATTTATGTCCCCAGAAAAATGCTGGAACAAGCAGACTCAGGACAGTCCTTTGTCTGGGTGGCTGACCAATCAAAACAGATCGCCCGGCGTCAGCAAATCGAAATCAGTCAAAAAACACAAGGTCCTCTGGTGGAAGTCACCAAAGGCTTAAACCCAACCAGCCATCTGATCTCTTCACCTACCACAGATCTCCAGCCGGGAGAACGCATTGAAATCACTGGTGAATCCGATCAGGGAGGAAACTAA
- a CDS encoding ABC transporter ATP-binding protein: MSLVIINNLTKQYHKGGETITPLDQVSLQIEQGEFLSLMGASGTGKSTLLNLIASIDHPDSGSIIVDGIEITALSRSKLARWRAANMGYIFQTHNLVPVLTAYENVELPLLLLPMSRAERKKRVEVALQAVDLLDRADHYPRQMSGGQEQRVGIARAIVKHPKIVVADEPTGDLDPETSEQILNLLQRLNRELDITMLMVTHDSEAAQVADRQFYLDHGKLVLVNDEKPKALATTAAHGKEQL, translated from the coding sequence ATGTCGCTCGTCATCATTAATAACCTGACCAAACAGTATCACAAGGGAGGCGAGACCATCACGCCCCTCGACCAGGTTTCACTGCAAATTGAACAGGGGGAATTTCTCTCGTTAATGGGCGCCAGTGGAACAGGGAAATCAACGCTTTTAAATCTGATTGCCAGCATTGATCACCCAGATTCTGGATCAATTATTGTGGACGGGATCGAAATCACAGCACTCTCCCGCTCAAAACTGGCACGCTGGCGGGCTGCAAACATGGGTTACATCTTCCAGACGCATAACCTGGTCCCCGTGCTCACCGCATATGAAAATGTAGAACTCCCGTTATTACTGTTACCCATGTCCCGCGCCGAGCGAAAAAAACGGGTCGAAGTGGCACTGCAGGCGGTCGACCTGCTCGATCGGGCCGATCACTATCCGCGGCAAATGTCGGGGGGACAGGAACAACGCGTGGGCATCGCCCGAGCGATCGTCAAACACCCGAAAATTGTCGTCGCCGATGAGCCGACCGGAGACCTGGACCCGGAAACATCAGAACAAATTCTGAATTTGCTGCAACGCCTCAATCGAGAGTTAGACATTACCATGTTAATGGTCACCCATGATTCAGAGGCAGCGCAGGTCGCGGACCGGCAGTTTTATCTCGATCATGGGAAACTCGTCCTGGTGAATGACGAAAAACCGAAAGCCCTCGCAACCACTGCCGCTCACGGTAAGGAACAATTATGA
- a CDS encoding ABC transporter permease, producing the protein MKLVGYILKTLWGHRARTMLTVAGSAVALFVFCFIQSIQEGMNDLKQRQEARGSLIVFQANKFCPATSHLPQDYDQQISKFTGVKDVIPIQVFTNNCRASLDVVVFYGVPPKKLRTARDFQFVSGNWTEFETHQDAAIIGQSVAARRDINVGDKFSIGDLSVNVAGIYKSDNPAEENYIYSHLEFLQRRQGVNLVGTVTQLEVILQPGTDPITVSEAIDERFRGGPVETNTRAKGVFQAKSLGDLSQLIEMAHYLGLACVGLVLALVATTTLMSVEDRIQEHAVLRTLGFSGFKVFGLILAESTLLSLAGGLLGVGAALIILKLSSLSVGAEAVTVAFIPSLHLAWVGMLLALGTGICAGVVPACYASRAEIVPALRHI; encoded by the coding sequence ATGAAGTTGGTCGGTTACATTCTCAAAACGCTCTGGGGGCACCGAGCCCGCACGATGCTCACCGTTGCCGGCTCTGCTGTCGCGCTATTTGTGTTCTGCTTCATCCAATCCATTCAGGAAGGAATGAACGATTTGAAACAGCGCCAGGAGGCCCGCGGTTCGTTGATCGTTTTCCAAGCTAATAAATTCTGCCCCGCCACCAGTCACTTACCTCAGGACTATGATCAACAAATTTCGAAGTTTACCGGGGTGAAAGACGTCATTCCAATCCAGGTCTTCACGAACAATTGTCGCGCGAGTCTGGATGTCGTCGTCTTCTATGGAGTGCCGCCGAAAAAACTACGCACCGCGCGGGACTTTCAATTCGTTTCGGGCAACTGGACTGAATTTGAAACCCATCAGGACGCCGCCATCATCGGCCAATCCGTCGCCGCACGACGCGATATTAACGTGGGCGATAAATTTTCCATCGGCGATCTCTCCGTGAATGTCGCCGGTATTTACAAAAGTGATAACCCAGCTGAAGAGAATTACATTTATAGCCACCTGGAGTTCTTACAGCGACGTCAAGGCGTCAATCTGGTGGGAACGGTCACGCAGCTCGAAGTCATCCTGCAACCCGGCACGGATCCGATCACTGTCAGTGAAGCCATTGATGAACGCTTTCGGGGAGGTCCCGTCGAAACCAATACCCGCGCCAAAGGAGTCTTTCAGGCGAAAAGTCTTGGTGACTTATCCCAACTGATTGAAATGGCCCACTATCTGGGACTGGCCTGCGTCGGACTCGTGCTGGCACTCGTCGCCACCACAACACTGATGTCTGTTGAGGACCGCATACAGGAACACGCCGTCTTGCGGACGCTCGGCTTTTCGGGCTTCAAAGTATTTGGACTGATACTTGCAGAAAGTACGTTGCTCAGTCTCGCAGGAGGCCTGTTGGGAGTCGGAGCCGCGTTAATCATTCTTAAACTCAGTAGCCTTTCTGTGGGAGCCGAGGCAGTTACCGTCGCCTTTATTCCCTCCTTACATCTGGCCTGGGTCGGAATGCTGTTGGCGCTGGGTACGGGTATTTGCGCGGGTGTCGTTCCTGCCTGTTATGCCTCTCGTGCGGAAATCGTACCTGCATTGAGGCACATTTAG